The Styela clava chromosome 10, kaStyClav1.hap1.2, whole genome shotgun sequence genome window below encodes:
- the LOC120342793 gene encoding serine protease 27-like translates to MYLINYILIVFVAVLVRESCGQRWSPCSVTCGIGKQTKRVCKTFFGNCETYTKVCKRKKKCPHSLPDPIPKPLPTWNFPCSAACGGGLSCDYRGVCQQCNVQPCVKGWGEYTECSKKCGGGTRFKVDPCPLAIEKCKKTYEDCNVKPCPSIPPCQSGYSYRYGAESECCRKHDEKCGLHLERNPFQRIFGGSVSMLGEWPWVAVMVSKKTASAVCGGSIIHKRWILSAAHCTRGFASLFPAQDFYIRVGSIKISTPSVNSQRIEIQKFHPHEDYEHPLATADIALIELKTDITISSQARPICLPKLERVPEDTNCVIAGFGFSETSNGAASDDLRHVTLRVLPMDACQNALKNIPETQYISSLKNLCVGRFSEGKDACRGDSGSAVACQRCRSCTWYVAATLSYGTGGQRCDKNTPGVYMRVEHFEGWIKKISKIESSGAFFC, encoded by the exons ATGTATTTAATAAACTATATATTAATCGTTTTCGTGGCAGTGCTTGTCAGAGAAAGCTGCGGACAGA GATGGTCTCCGTGCTCCGTTACCTGCGGCATtggaaagcaaacaaaaagaGTTTGCAAAACCTTTTTCGGGAATTGTGAAACATATACAAAAGTCTGCAAGAGGAAGAAAAAATGCCCACATTCGCTGCCTGACCCAATTCCTAAACCATTACCGA CTTGGAACTTCCCTTGCTCAGCAGCATGTGGCGGAGGCCTCTCCTGTGATTACAGAGGAGTTTGCCAACAGTGCAACGTACAGCCATGCGTGAAAG GATGGGGAGAATACACGGAATGTTCGAAAAAATGTGGCGGAGGAACAAGATTCAAGGTTGACCCTTGCCCCCTGGCTATTGAAAAATGCAAGAAGACTTACGAAGATTGTAACGTTAAACCATGTCCTTCGA ttCCACCTTGCCAATCTGGATATTCGTATCGATACGGCGCCGAGTCTGAATGTTGCAGGAAACACGACGAGAAATGCGGACTTCATTTAGAGAGGAATCCGTTTCAACGTATCTTCGGAGGAAGCGTGTCTATGTTGGGAGAGTGGCCATGGGTG GCAGTCATGGTGTCCAAGAAAACTGCATCAGCGGTGTGTGGGGGGAGCATCATACATAAGAGATGGATTCTGTCAGCTGCACATTGCACAAG AGGGTTTGCGAGTCTTTTCCCAGCTCAAGATTTTTACATACGAGTTGGTAGTATAAAAATCAGCACTCCTTCTGTCAATAGCCAGAgaatagaaattcaaaaatttcaccCTCACGAAGATTATGAGCATCCACTGGCAACGGCGGATATAGCTTTGATAGAG TTGAAGACCGACATCACGATTAGTTCACAGGCCAGACCAATCTGTCTTCCGAAACTAGAAAGAGTTCCTGAGGACACCAACTGTGTCATCGCTGGATTCGGATTTT CCGAGACGAGCAATGGCGCCGCTTCTGATGATCTGCGACATGTAACTTTACGAGTACTGCCTATGGATGCGTGCCAGAACGCCTTGAAGAACATACCTGAAACTCAATATATATCGAGCTTAAAAAACCTCTGTGTTGGGAGATTCAGTGAAGGGAAGGATGCGTGCAGG GGAGACAGCGGAAGTGCGGTCGCCTGTCAGAGATGCAGATCTTGTACCTGGTACGTTGCTGCAACGTTGTCTTACGGAACTGGCGGCCAAAGATGTGATAAAAACACACCCGGTGTGTATATGAGAGTCGAGCATTTCGAAGGTTGGATTaagaaaatatccaaaatagaaTCATCTGGAGCTTTCTTCTGCTAA